In Streptomyces sp. SID8374, one genomic interval encodes:
- a CDS encoding amidohydrolase family protein — MTDTELPRIVSVDDHVIEPAHLFSTWLPAKYRERGPQPLTAGIGELAYTGGKYVITMDPDGPPTDWWIYEDLKFPYKRNIAAVGFDRDDMTLEGITRAEMRPGCWDPAERLKDMDLNHVEASLCFPTFPRFCGQTFAEAHDKEVALACVRAYNDWMVEEWCGDSGGRLIPLCIIPLWDIGLAVAEIKRNAARGVRAVTFSEIPTYLGLPSIHTGYWDPFFAVCQETGTVVNMHIGSSSQMPAASPDAPPAVQASLSFNNAMASMMDFLFSGVLVRFPTLKLAYSEGQMGWIPYALERADDVWEEHRAWGGVRDLIPEPPSTYYYRQMFCCFFRDKHGIASLDVVGRDNATFETDYPHVDSTFPHTKEVALDHVKGLDDETVHKLMRGNAIRMLGLDLDK, encoded by the coding sequence ATGACGGACACGGAACTGCCTCGGATCGTCAGCGTCGACGACCATGTGATCGAGCCCGCGCACCTCTTCTCCACCTGGCTGCCCGCGAAGTACCGCGAGCGCGGCCCGCAGCCGCTGACGGCGGGCATCGGCGAGCTGGCCTACACGGGCGGGAAGTACGTCATCACGATGGACCCGGACGGGCCGCCGACCGACTGGTGGATCTACGAGGACCTGAAGTTCCCGTACAAGCGGAACATCGCCGCCGTCGGCTTCGACCGCGACGACATGACCCTGGAGGGCATCACCCGGGCCGAGATGCGGCCCGGCTGCTGGGACCCGGCCGAGCGCCTCAAGGACATGGACCTCAACCATGTCGAGGCCTCGCTCTGCTTCCCGACCTTCCCGCGCTTCTGCGGCCAGACCTTCGCCGAGGCGCACGACAAGGAGGTCGCCCTAGCCTGCGTACGGGCGTACAACGACTGGATGGTCGAGGAGTGGTGCGGCGACAGCGGCGGCCGCCTCATCCCGCTCTGCATCATCCCGCTCTGGGACATCGGTCTCGCGGTCGCGGAGATCAAGCGGAACGCGGCCCGGGGCGTCCGGGCGGTCACCTTCTCCGAGATCCCCACCTACCTCGGGCTGCCGTCCATCCACACCGGCTACTGGGACCCGTTCTTCGCGGTCTGCCAGGAGACCGGCACCGTCGTCAACATGCACATCGGCTCCAGCTCCCAGATGCCCGCAGCCTCCCCGGACGCACCCCCGGCCGTGCAGGCCTCGCTCTCCTTCAACAACGCGATGGCCTCGATGATGGACTTCCTCTTCAGCGGGGTGCTGGTCAGGTTCCCGACGCTCAAACTGGCGTACAGCGAAGGCCAGATGGGCTGGATCCCGTACGCCCTGGAGCGCGCCGACGACGTGTGGGAGGAGCACCGGGCGTGGGGCGGGGTGCGCGATCTGATCCCCGAGCCGCCGTCCACGTACTACTACCGGCAGATGTTCTGCTGCTTCTTCCGCGACAAGCACGGCATCGCCTCGCTGGACGTCGTCGGCCGCGACAACGCCACCTTCGAGACCGACTACCCGCACGTGGACTCGACCTTCCCGCACACCAAGGAGGTCGCCCTCGACCACGTCAAGGGGCTCGACGACGAGACGGTCCACAAACTGATGCGCGGAAACGCGATCCGGATGCTCGGCCTGGACCTGGACAAGTAG
- a CDS encoding STAS domain-containing protein → MTLKVDETEQGDWTVLRIHGELDLVSSPVVRQSVHDAVAEGQHDVVLDLSDVFFCDSSGVGVLIASRRLMKSCGGRLRLILPARGAEDGSHVNKVLGALGVRRLFDVYPDTVSAIDEACEPLTA, encoded by the coding sequence GTGACGCTGAAGGTGGACGAGACCGAGCAGGGCGACTGGACCGTGCTGCGGATACACGGTGAACTCGATCTCGTGAGCTCACCCGTCGTGCGTCAGTCCGTCCACGACGCGGTGGCGGAGGGGCAGCACGATGTGGTCCTCGACCTCTCCGACGTCTTCTTCTGCGATTCCAGCGGGGTGGGTGTACTGATCGCCTCGCGCCGCCTGATGAAGTCCTGCGGCGGCCGGCTGCGGCTGATCCTCCCGGCCCGGGGCGCCGAGGACGGCTCCCACGTCAACAAGGTGCTGGGCGCGCTGGGCGTGCGCAGGCTCTTCGACGTCTACCCGGACACGGTGTCCGCGATCGACGAGGCGTGCGAGCCGCTGACGGCCTGA
- a CDS encoding AMP-binding protein — protein sequence MTAVNDVTATAHALGASRTFWELVGARAALTPDRPVLLQGDRVLTFGELRDRAERVAAGLYGMGVRAGSVVAWQLPTRLETALLSFALTRLGAVQTPVIPFYRDREVRFALRESGAAFFAVPGVWRGFDHTAMAERLAAGLADPPRVFEAYEDLPDGDPATLPPPPGPESGEEVRWIYWTSGTTSDPKGVLHTDRSLIAGGSCLAHALKLSADDVGSMAFPYAHVAGPDYTVMLLLYGFPAVMFEQFALPEALDEYRRHGVTVAGGSTAFYAMFLAEQRKEPGRPLIPSLRLLAGGGAPKPPEVYHAVVREMGVQLTHGYGMTEVPMITMGAPDDTPENLALTEGRPPEGMEIRITDEQGKPLPYGVEGEVRLRGEAVCRGYLDAGATAAAFDGDGFLITGDLGRVRKSGHLTLTGRLKDIIIRKGENISAKEIEDLLHTHPGVADVAVIGLPDAERGERVCAVVERVPGVPAPTLAELSARLRGAGLSVHKVPEQLEVVDALPRNETLRKVLKYRLRERFGGSA from the coding sequence GTGACCGCCGTGAACGACGTGACCGCGACCGCCCACGCGCTGGGCGCCTCCCGCACCTTCTGGGAGCTGGTCGGAGCCCGTGCCGCCCTCACCCCCGACCGCCCGGTCCTGCTCCAGGGCGACCGCGTCCTGACCTTCGGGGAGCTGCGGGACCGGGCCGAACGCGTCGCCGCCGGGCTGTACGGGATGGGCGTGCGGGCGGGCAGCGTGGTGGCCTGGCAGCTGCCGACCCGGCTGGAGACGGCCCTGCTCTCCTTCGCCCTGACCCGGCTCGGGGCCGTACAGACGCCGGTCATCCCGTTCTACCGGGACCGCGAAGTGCGGTTCGCGCTACGGGAGTCGGGGGCCGCCTTCTTCGCCGTGCCGGGCGTGTGGCGCGGCTTCGACCACACCGCGATGGCCGAGCGGCTCGCGGCCGGGCTCGCCGACCCGCCGCGGGTCTTCGAGGCGTACGAGGACCTCCCCGACGGCGACCCGGCGACCCTGCCGCCCCCGCCCGGCCCGGAGAGCGGCGAGGAGGTGCGGTGGATCTACTGGACCTCCGGCACCACCTCCGACCCCAAGGGCGTCCTGCACACCGACCGCTCCCTGATCGCGGGCGGCTCCTGCCTCGCGCACGCGCTGAAGCTGTCGGCGGACGACGTGGGGTCGATGGCGTTCCCGTACGCGCATGTCGCCGGGCCCGACTACACGGTGATGCTCCTGCTGTACGGGTTCCCGGCGGTGATGTTCGAGCAGTTCGCGCTGCCGGAGGCCCTGGACGAGTACCGCAGGCACGGGGTGACCGTGGCGGGCGGGTCGACGGCCTTCTACGCGATGTTCCTGGCCGAGCAGCGCAAGGAGCCGGGCCGCCCGCTGATCCCCTCCCTGCGGCTGCTGGCGGGCGGCGGAGCGCCGAAGCCGCCGGAGGTGTACCACGCGGTGGTACGGGAGATGGGGGTCCAGCTCACCCATGGGTACGGGATGACCGAGGTCCCGATGATCACGATGGGGGCGCCGGACGACACCCCGGAGAACCTGGCCCTGACCGAGGGGCGGCCGCCGGAGGGGATGGAGATCCGGATCACCGACGAGCAGGGCAAGCCGCTCCCGTACGGCGTGGAGGGCGAGGTACGGCTGCGCGGGGAGGCGGTCTGCCGGGGGTATCTGGACGCCGGGGCCACGGCCGCCGCCTTCGACGGGGACGGGTTCCTGATCACCGGGGATCTGGGCCGGGTCCGGAAGAGCGGGCACCTCACGCTCACCGGGCGGCTGAAGGACATCATCATCCGCAAGGGCGAGAACATCTCGGCCAAGGAGATCGAGGACCTGCTGCACACCCACCCGGGCGTGGCGGACGTGGCGGTGATCGGGCTCCCGGACGCCGAGCGCGGCGAACGGGTCTGCGCGGTGGTGGAGCGGGTCCCCGGCGTCCCTGCGCCGACCCTGGCCGAGCTCTCCGCCCGGCTGCGGGGCGCCGGGCTCTCCGTCCACAAGGTGCCGGAGCAGCTGGAGGTGGTGGACGCCCTCCCGCGCAACGAGACGCTGCGCAAGGTGCTCAAGTACCGGCTGCGGGAGCGGTTCGGCGGGAGTGCCTGA
- a CDS encoding acyl-CoA dehydrogenase has protein sequence MDLAYTEAEEEFRGRLREWLAAVLPGLPPKPSPDDWPARRAYDTAWQRMLYDAGYAGLHWPADAGGRGATPTQHLIFLEETEKAGAPYVGANFVGLLHAGPTIAAEGTAEQRARWLPPVLRGDEIWCQGFSEPDAGSDLAALRTRAVRDGDDYVVSGQKIWTSHAEVADWCELLVRTDPGAPKHRGISWLAMPMDAPGITVRPLRTLAGSTEFAEVFLDEVRVPVRNRVGAENDGWRVTMVTLSFERGTAFVGEVVACRRTLDALAAEARRNGRWDDAVLRRRLGRLNAEFRALWRLTQWNVGESERTGGVPGIGGSVFKLRYSGVRQELYEAAAEVLGAEGAFDLDREWALDRLSSLSYTIAAGTSQIQRNIVAERILGLPKGR, from the coding sequence GTGGATCTCGCGTACACGGAGGCCGAGGAGGAGTTCCGGGGCCGGCTGCGGGAGTGGCTGGCCGCCGTCCTCCCCGGCCTGCCCCCGAAGCCCTCGCCCGACGACTGGCCCGCGCGCCGGGCGTACGACACGGCCTGGCAGCGGATGCTGTACGACGCCGGGTACGCGGGCCTGCACTGGCCGGCCGACGCGGGCGGGCGGGGCGCCACCCCCACCCAGCACCTGATCTTCCTGGAGGAGACGGAGAAGGCCGGGGCGCCCTATGTCGGGGCGAACTTCGTCGGACTGCTGCACGCCGGGCCGACCATCGCGGCCGAGGGGACCGCCGAGCAGCGGGCCCGCTGGCTGCCGCCGGTGCTGCGCGGCGACGAGATCTGGTGCCAGGGGTTCAGCGAGCCGGACGCGGGCTCGGACCTGGCCGCGCTGCGGACGCGGGCGGTGCGGGACGGGGACGACTACGTGGTGAGCGGCCAGAAGATCTGGACCTCGCACGCGGAGGTGGCCGACTGGTGCGAGCTGCTGGTGCGGACGGACCCGGGGGCGCCGAAGCACCGGGGGATCAGCTGGCTGGCGATGCCGATGGACGCCCCGGGGATCACGGTCCGGCCGCTGCGGACGCTCGCCGGTTCGACGGAGTTCGCGGAGGTTTTCCTCGATGAGGTCCGGGTGCCGGTACGGAACCGGGTCGGCGCCGAGAACGACGGCTGGCGGGTCACCATGGTCACCCTCTCCTTCGAACGCGGTACGGCCTTCGTCGGCGAGGTCGTCGCCTGCCGCCGCACCCTGGACGCCCTGGCCGCCGAGGCGCGGCGGAACGGGCGGTGGGACGACGCGGTGCTGCGCCGCCGCCTCGGCCGCCTGAACGCCGAGTTCCGGGCCCTGTGGCGGCTGACCCAGTGGAACGTGGGGGAGTCGGAGCGTACGGGCGGGGTGCCGGGCATCGGCGGCTCGGTCTTCAAGCTGCGCTACTCCGGCGTACGCCAGGAGCTGTACGAGGCGGCGGCGGAGGTGCTGGGCGCGGAGGGGGCCTTCGACCTGGACCGGGAGTGGGCCCTGGACCGGCTCTCCTCCCTCTCGTACACCATCGCCGCAGGCACCTCGCAGATCCAGCGGAACATCGTCGCCGAGCGCATCCTCGGCCTTCCGAAGGGGCGCTGA
- a CDS encoding acyl-CoA dehydrogenase family protein, translating to MDFQLSDDQRALRSGMRDLLGAVFDRDRMRAAVERGGGVDRGLWRELGAAGLFALRLPEEAGGVGLGLPEAVLLFEEAGRALLPGPLVATHLAAGLVKGAAEGEAVVAVAEGAGRPVADLGDADAVLVAGGAEVLTGEALEAFAAGAVPVRSMDPLTPLHRVEGRWAGAGASEGRSAGAGASEAYPGALRREGALLTAAEQLGSATRTTEMAVQHAGAREQFGSLIGSFQAVKHLCADMLARTEPARSALYAAALTGDPVEIAAAKLLADEAAVRNARDCLQIHGGMGFTWEADVHLHLKRAWLRAARWLTAAEAEEILAADLGPVRPLYSGSAAGG from the coding sequence ATGGACTTCCAGCTCTCGGACGACCAGAGGGCCCTGCGGTCCGGGATGCGCGACCTGCTCGGCGCGGTGTTCGACCGGGACCGGATGCGGGCGGCGGTGGAGCGGGGCGGCGGCGTGGACCGGGGCCTGTGGCGGGAGCTGGGGGCGGCCGGCCTCTTCGCGCTGCGGCTGCCGGAGGAGGCGGGCGGGGTGGGGCTCGGGCTGCCGGAGGCGGTGCTGCTCTTCGAGGAGGCGGGCCGGGCGCTGCTGCCGGGGCCCTTGGTGGCCACGCACCTGGCGGCGGGGCTGGTGAAGGGGGCCGCGGAGGGGGAGGCGGTGGTGGCGGTCGCGGAGGGGGCCGGTCGGCCGGTGGCGGACCTGGGGGATGCGGACGCGGTGCTGGTGGCGGGGGGCGCGGAGGTGCTGACGGGGGAGGCGCTGGAGGCGTTCGCGGCGGGGGCTGTTCCCGTACGGTCGATGGATCCCCTGACCCCGCTGCACCGGGTGGAGGGGCGCTGGGCGGGCGCGGGAGCCTCGGAAGGGCGCTCGGCGGGTGCGGGGGCCTCGGAGGCGTACCCCGGCGCACTCCGCCGCGAAGGGGCGCTTCTCACTGCTGCCGAACAACTGGGAAGCGCCACGCGCACCACCGAGATGGCCGTTCAACACGCCGGTGCGCGCGAACAGTTCGGTTCGCTCATCGGTTCGTTCCAGGCGGTCAAACACCTCTGCGCCGACATGCTCGCCCGCACCGAACCGGCCCGCAGCGCGCTGTACGCGGCCGCGCTGACCGGCGACCCGGTGGAGATCGCGGCGGCCAAGCTGCTCGCCGACGAGGCGGCCGTACGCAACGCGCGGGACTGCCTCCAGATCCACGGCGGTATGGGTTTCACCTGGGAGGCAGATGTTCACCTCCACCTGAAACGGGCCTGGCTCCGGGCGGCCCGCTGGCTCACGGCGGCCGAGGCGGAGGAGATCCTGGCCGCCGATCTGGGCCCCGTACGGCCGCTGTACAGCGGTTCAGCAGCAGGTGGATGA
- the purU gene encoding formyltetrahydrofolate deformylase, protein MTAPQPTAPQAASDTALPEQYVLTLSCPDKQGIVHAVSSYLFMTGCNIEDSQQFGDHDTGLFFMRVHFSADASVTVDKLRASFAAIGEAFRMEWQIHRAAERMRIVLMVSKFGHCLNDLLFRSRTGALPVEIAAVVSNHTEFAELTASYGIPFRHLPVTKDNKPEAEAQLLELVREEDVELVVLARYMQVLSDDLCKQLSGRIINIHHSFLPSFKGAKPYHQAHARGVKLIGATAHYVTADLDEGPIIEQEVERVGHDVTPDQLVAIGRDVECQALARAVKWHAERRILLNGRRTVIFN, encoded by the coding sequence ATGACCGCACCGCAGCCCACCGCCCCCCAGGCCGCCTCGGACACCGCGCTGCCCGAGCAGTACGTCCTCACGCTCTCGTGCCCCGACAAACAGGGCATCGTGCACGCCGTGTCGAGTTACCTCTTCATGACCGGCTGCAACATCGAGGACAGCCAGCAGTTCGGGGACCACGACACGGGTCTGTTCTTCATGCGGGTCCACTTCTCGGCGGACGCCTCCGTGACGGTCGACAAGCTGCGCGCCAGCTTCGCCGCCATCGGGGAGGCCTTCCGGATGGAGTGGCAGATCCACCGGGCCGCGGAGCGGATGCGGATCGTGCTGATGGTCAGCAAGTTCGGCCACTGCCTCAACGACCTGCTGTTCCGCTCCCGTACGGGGGCGCTGCCCGTGGAGATCGCCGCCGTCGTCTCCAACCACACGGAGTTCGCCGAGCTCACCGCCTCGTACGGCATCCCCTTCCGCCACCTGCCGGTGACGAAGGACAACAAGCCGGAGGCCGAGGCGCAGCTGCTGGAGCTGGTCCGCGAGGAGGACGTGGAGCTGGTCGTCCTCGCCCGCTACATGCAGGTCCTCTCGGACGACCTGTGCAAGCAGCTGAGCGGCCGGATCATCAACATCCACCACTCGTTCCTGCCGAGCTTCAAGGGCGCCAAGCCCTACCACCAGGCGCACGCCCGGGGCGTGAAGCTGATCGGCGCCACCGCGCACTACGTCACCGCCGACCTCGACGAGGGCCCGATCATCGAGCAGGAGGTGGAGCGCGTCGGCCACGACGTGACCCCCGACCAGCTCGTCGCGATCGGCCGGGACGTGGAGTGCCAGGCGCTGGCCCGTGCGGTGAAGTGGCACGCGGAGCGGCGCATCCTGCTCAACGGCCGCCGTACGGTGATCTTCAACTGA
- a CDS encoding EF-hand domain-containing protein translates to MDSAEYERKIAHRFAAFDQDGNGTIDRADFNAAAARLLTEFGTTARCDKGQALYTGAEAFWQGMAGIADVDGDQRVTREEFVGGAVKRLRDNPERFAEIARPFLRAAIAVADSENGDGRASVASVERALKVLGASAEIAGIAAQSLDTDRDGLIAENDVVAALAVYFTVIEPDDK, encoded by the coding sequence ATGGACAGCGCAGAGTACGAGCGAAAGATCGCGCACCGCTTCGCCGCCTTCGACCAGGACGGCAACGGCACCATCGATCGCGCCGATTTCAACGCCGCAGCCGCCCGTCTGCTCACCGAGTTCGGTACGACGGCCCGCTGCGACAAGGGCCAGGCCCTCTACACCGGGGCCGAGGCCTTCTGGCAGGGCATGGCGGGGATCGCCGATGTGGACGGGGACCAGCGGGTCACCCGTGAGGAGTTCGTCGGCGGGGCGGTCAAGCGGCTCCGGGACAACCCCGAGCGGTTCGCCGAGATCGCCCGCCCCTTCCTGCGGGCGGCGATCGCGGTGGCCGACAGCGAGAACGGGGACGGCCGGGCCTCGGTGGCCTCCGTGGAGCGGGCGCTGAAGGTGCTCGGGGCCAGCGCCGAGATCGCGGGCATCGCGGCCCAGAGCCTGGACACCGACCGGGACGGGCTGATCGCCGAGAACGACGTGGTGGCCGCGCTCGCGGTGTACTTCACGGTGATCGAGCCGGACGACAAGTAA
- a CDS encoding ATP-binding protein has protein sequence MQVLQVQLEVGPDPAEVGRARRWARSRLVGSGIGDDEPLAETLILLISELVTNAVVHTGCPAVLRMLFGGGGGAGEAGTVRVEVADASDCPPRPRHAEGDDTNGRGLELVDGLADRWGWQPEGAGKQIWCEVDRGAPVGGPMGAPGADREAPRVVAQEAPPKVVVQGGEVCEPPSCVFTNVTGLAT, from the coding sequence GTGCAGGTGCTTCAGGTTCAGCTGGAGGTCGGTCCGGATCCCGCAGAGGTGGGGCGGGCCCGTAGATGGGCGCGGTCGCGTCTGGTCGGTTCCGGGATAGGGGATGACGAGCCGCTCGCGGAGACGCTCATCCTGCTGATCTCGGAGCTGGTCACCAACGCGGTCGTCCACACGGGCTGCCCCGCCGTGCTGCGGATGCTGTTCGGCGGGGGAGGCGGCGCCGGGGAGGCCGGGACCGTCCGGGTGGAGGTCGCGGACGCCAGCGACTGCCCGCCCCGCCCGCGCCACGCGGAGGGCGACGACACCAACGGCCGGGGCCTGGAGCTGGTGGACGGCCTCGCGGACCGCTGGGGCTGGCAGCCGGAGGGCGCCGGGAAGCAGATCTGGTGCGAGGTGGACCGGGGCGCTCCGGTGGGGGGCCCGATGGGCGCTCCGGGGGCGGACCGGGAGGCGCCGAGGGTCGTGGCCCAGGAGGCGCCGCCGAAGGTCGTCGTGCAGGGCGGCGAGGTGTGCGAACCGCCCTCCTGCGTCTTCACGAACGTGACCGGCCTGGCCACCTGA
- a CDS encoding zf-HC2 domain-containing protein, translating into MSGDGREGDRRDDEVRGARRIPGPRGAVDDLDLEAVARPVLPPPGALTPDEAVPEQGVPEEDEGVVAVPEAGAAAEEAGPGDEAVPEDAVAVPDEPDAADDEPVGPDLAAVPPDTVTDASAPVLSHQVLKALLGAWALSACSAEETAAVEEHLTECAPCADEALRLRDAVGLLHTDGSLDLDPTLRTRVLDGCLGRRPARIPIPEWATAYDAETARLDALLRDIGDSEWHAPVRLQWFEEERAVTRRTTVAGVIGHLMAVDGLVSAALGLDDPLGADGVTGGAEVPLSPARRTETYWAATHPPATRAVREPWRDLTHELIRTVSLAGPNVAERSVSYGDFALPLQDALLDRAFECWVHGTDIAEAVDYPYRPPSAAHLHRMIDLAARMLPAALAGRRRAGLAGPVRDLVAPGEPGRSLHLEVEGHGGGDWYIALDSPAAVGSPDRAVAQVALNGVEFCQLVAGHISPVEAAAGQEGDREAIRDVLFASASLSRL; encoded by the coding sequence GTGAGCGGCGACGGGCGCGAGGGCGACCGCCGCGACGACGAGGTGCGGGGCGCACGGCGCATACCGGGCCCGCGCGGCGCGGTGGACGACCTCGACCTGGAGGCGGTGGCGCGCCCCGTGCTGCCGCCGCCGGGAGCCCTCACGCCGGACGAGGCCGTGCCGGAGCAAGGGGTTCCGGAGGAGGACGAGGGCGTCGTGGCCGTGCCCGAGGCGGGCGCGGCGGCGGAGGAGGCCGGGCCCGGGGACGAGGCTGTGCCTGAGGACGCCGTGGCCGTGCCCGATGAACCCGACGCGGCTGATGATGAGCCCGTCGGCCCGGACCTCGCCGCCGTGCCGCCCGACACCGTGACCGACGCCTCCGCCCCGGTCCTCTCCCACCAGGTCCTCAAGGCCCTCCTCGGTGCCTGGGCGCTCTCAGCCTGTTCGGCCGAGGAGACCGCAGCCGTCGAGGAACACCTCACCGAGTGCGCACCCTGTGCGGACGAGGCGCTGCGGTTGCGGGACGCGGTGGGGCTGCTGCACACCGACGGCTCGCTGGACCTCGATCCGACGCTGCGGACCCGGGTGCTGGACGGCTGCCTGGGGCGCCGGCCGGCCCGCATCCCGATTCCGGAGTGGGCCACGGCGTACGACGCCGAGACCGCCCGGCTGGACGCGCTGCTCCGCGACATCGGCGACTCCGAGTGGCACGCGCCGGTGCGGCTCCAGTGGTTCGAGGAGGAGCGCGCGGTCACCCGCCGGACCACGGTCGCCGGGGTGATCGGCCATCTGATGGCCGTCGACGGGCTGGTCTCCGCCGCCCTCGGCCTGGACGACCCGCTCGGCGCGGACGGGGTGACCGGCGGGGCCGAGGTGCCGCTCTCGCCGGCCCGGCGCACCGAGACGTACTGGGCGGCCACGCACCCGCCCGCCACCCGGGCCGTCCGTGAGCCCTGGCGCGACCTCACCCACGAGCTGATCCGTACGGTGTCGCTGGCCGGGCCGAACGTGGCCGAGCGCTCCGTCTCGTACGGCGATTTCGCCCTGCCCCTCCAGGACGCGCTGCTGGACCGGGCGTTCGAGTGCTGGGTGCACGGCACGGACATCGCGGAGGCGGTGGACTACCCGTACCGGCCGCCGTCCGCCGCCCATCTGCACCGGATGATCGACCTGGCCGCCCGGATGCTCCCGGCCGCCCTCGCGGGGCGCCGCCGCGCCGGGCTCGCCGGACCGGTCAGGGACCTGGTGGCGCCCGGTGAGCCGGGCCGCTCGCTCCATCTGGAGGTCGAGGGGCACGGCGGCGGTGACTGGTACATCGCCCTCGACTCACCGGCCGCCGTCGGCTCGCCCGACCGCGCGGTGGCGCAGGTGGCCCTGAACGGGGTGGAGTTCTGCCAGCTCGTCGCGGGCCACATCTCGCCGGTCGAAGCGGCGGCGGGCCAGGAGGGCGACCGCGAGGCCATCCGCGACGTACTGTTCGCGTCGGCCTCGCTCAGCCGCCTGTAG
- a CDS encoding sigma-70 family RNA polymerase sigma factor, with product MAKDTPPRWDRRMQQRLACGEAAALGELYDRFASLVHSQAHRMLDDEDAADLVTREVFAQVWENPEAYDPKQGSMRSWVAKLTHRHSVQRLRRAAAAAYAEEHGEGAVPDPEELERRVRSATAAARADYIVSSMPVSLRQALELAYIQRRDYRQTAADLGVTEDEARRRLRLGLQLLSTANTRPLEGSSPPGYGRVR from the coding sequence ATGGCGAAGGACACACCGCCCCGCTGGGACCGCAGGATGCAGCAGAGGCTGGCCTGCGGTGAGGCGGCGGCACTCGGTGAGCTGTACGACCGGTTCGCCTCGCTCGTCCACAGCCAGGCGCACCGGATGCTGGACGACGAGGACGCCGCCGACCTGGTCACCCGCGAGGTCTTCGCCCAGGTCTGGGAGAACCCCGAGGCGTACGACCCGAAGCAGGGCTCCATGCGCTCCTGGGTCGCCAAGCTCACCCACCGCCACTCCGTGCAGCGGCTGCGGCGCGCTGCCGCCGCCGCGTACGCCGAGGAGCACGGCGAGGGTGCCGTGCCGGACCCGGAGGAGCTGGAGCGGCGGGTGCGCAGCGCCACCGCGGCGGCCCGGGCCGACTACATCGTCTCCTCGATGCCCGTCTCCCTGCGGCAGGCGCTGGAGCTGGCGTACATCCAGCGCCGGGACTACCGGCAGACCGCGGCCGACCTCGGGGTCACCGAGGACGAGGCCCGCCGCCGGCTCCGGCTGGGGCTCCAGCTGCTGTCCACCGCCAACACCCGGCCGCTCGAAGGGTCCTCCCCACCCGGTTACGGACGCGTCCGGTGA
- a CDS encoding ABC transporter substrate-binding protein, translating to MTGRRRTAIPRPFQFVIGTVAAGALLLSGCGALPGGSGGSGEPVTVMTWAPDRVDDADAVSMPGVPAMARTYARWINEQGGIDGRELRVITCDEHDTAAGAERCARQAVDRKVAAVVGSYSRHGQSAIPVLESGGIPYIGGYGASDEEFRSYLSYPVNGGQSALLAGHGQQLAGGCERVALVRPDSLGGARMPQLLNTGLLAAHRPESTDILAPENATSYDEPAAKALDRREGGSCVTAVLGAGTETFFDSFRRLEPEGERVRVSSVLGSVSQPLIDRTGGPKSPFEGAYITGWYPDAGDARWNGMRDVIRKYAFGDNRIDPDDTGVQTTWIAYTVLKAVVAAIDDDTITANKVTSTLNRGTEVDTGGLTPVLRWRFKDLLGTSPYPRIVNAEVTFQVVRKGRLIAQKKGFVDVTEALSDARRAVG from the coding sequence ATGACCGGACGGAGACGCACCGCCATCCCCCGCCCCTTCCAGTTCGTCATCGGCACGGTCGCGGCCGGGGCGCTGCTGCTCTCCGGCTGCGGTGCGCTCCCCGGCGGCTCGGGGGGCTCGGGGGAACCCGTCACCGTGATGACCTGGGCGCCCGACCGGGTGGACGACGCCGACGCGGTGAGCATGCCGGGCGTCCCCGCGATGGCCAGGACGTACGCGCGCTGGATCAACGAGCAGGGCGGCATCGACGGCCGCGAGCTGCGCGTGATCACCTGCGACGAGCACGACACCGCGGCGGGCGCCGAGCGGTGCGCCCGGCAGGCCGTGGACCGGAAGGTGGCCGCCGTCGTCGGCTCGTACAGCCGCCACGGCCAGAGCGCCATCCCGGTGCTGGAGTCCGGCGGCATTCCGTACATCGGCGGTTACGGCGCCTCCGACGAGGAGTTCCGCAGCTACCTCTCGTACCCGGTCAACGGCGGCCAGTCGGCGCTCCTGGCGGGCCACGGCCAGCAGCTCGCGGGCGGCTGCGAGCGGGTCGCGCTGGTGCGGCCCGACTCGCTCGGCGGCGCCCGGATGCCGCAGCTCCTCAACACCGGGCTGCTCGCCGCCCACCGGCCCGAGTCCACCGACATCCTGGCCCCGGAGAACGCCACCTCCTACGACGAGCCGGCCGCCAAGGCGCTGGACCGGCGCGAGGGCGGCAGCTGCGTCACGGCGGTGCTCGGCGCCGGTACGGAGACCTTCTTCGACTCCTTCCGCCGACTGGAGCCGGAGGGCGAGCGGGTCAGGGTCTCCTCCGTGCTCGGCAGCGTCAGCCAGCCGCTCATCGACCGCACGGGCGGCCCCAAGAGCCCCTTCGAGGGGGCCTACATCACCGGCTGGTACCCGGACGCGGGCGACGCCCGGTGGAACGGGATGCGTGACGTGATCCGGAAGTACGCCTTCGGGGACAACCGCATCGACCCGGACGACACGGGCGTGCAGACCACCTGGATCGCGTACACCGTGCTGAAGGCGGTCGTCGCGGCGATCGACGACGACACGATCACCGCGAACAAGGTCACGTCCACGCTCAACCGGGGCACCGAGGTCGACACGGGCGGTCTGACCCCGGTGCTCCGCTGGCGGTTCAAGGACCTGCTCGGCACCTCGCCCTACCCGCGCATCGTCAACGCGGAGGTGACGTTCCAGGTGGTCCGCAAGGGGCGGCTGATCGCCCAGAAGAAGGGCTTCGTGGATGTGACGGAGGCCCTGTCGGACGCCCGGCGGGCGGTCGGCTGA